A region from the Anomaloglossus baeobatrachus isolate aAnoBae1 chromosome 11, aAnoBae1.hap1, whole genome shotgun sequence genome encodes:
- the LOC142256511 gene encoding formyl peptide receptor 2-like, translated as MDPDDDNLTASNTTQEDDWSSDGYYFYYYKNILPKMSITLFSIVFALGIIGNGLVIWIAGFRMKNTVSGVWFLHLAIADFLCCASLPLRIYEWVILYSNISYGRFSIIANCTANFFLFNINMTASVLLLTAMSIDRWVSVMWPFWAKVHRTCNVVIISAAIIWGLSLIVAGVLYYVYRYHVGYLDEWCLYYGHLYPYNRELRHTMQLIRFVIMCVIPFLIIVTSYVTILYKIRKSKRSQRSQRSSRIITAVILCFFICWFPYYIWPLIPGYYILDYFVFYIIQTIISSLACVNSCMNPIIYVFMGPGFRQGFFRSIPARVERALREHPNDLSREDTGNSRTTDV; from the exons ATGGATCCTGATGATGATAATCTGACCGCATCTAATACAACTCAGGAAGATGACTG GTCATCTGACGGTTACtacttttattattacaaaaacatTTTACCCAAGATGTCAATTACATTATTCAGCATTGTTTTTGCTCTCGGGATTATCGGTAATGGATTAGTCATCTGGATTGCCGGATTCAGGATGAAGAACACAGTCAGTGGCGTGTGGTTCCTCCACCTGGCCATCgcggacttcctgtgctgtgcgtctCTGCCTCTGAGAATTTATGAGTGGGTTATATTGTACTCAAACATCTCATACGGCCGTTTCTCAATAATTGCAAATTGCACAGCAAACTTTTTTCTCTTTAATATTAACATGACCGCCAGTGTTCTCCTCCTGACGGCCATGAGTATTGACCGCTGGGTGTCCGTCATGTGGCCATTCTGGGCAAAAGTCCATAGAACCTGTAATGTGGTGATAATCTCTGCAGCGATCATCTGGGGGCTGAGCCTCATTGTAGCGGGTGTACTGTATTACGTGTATAGATACCATGTAGGTTATCTAGATGAATGGTGTCTATATTATGGACATCTATATCCTTATAACCGAGAGTTACGTCACACCATGCAGCTGATCAGATTCGTTATAATGTGTGTGATCCCTTTCCTCATCATCGTCACTTCTTATGTCACCATTCTCTACAAGATTAGAAAAAGTAAGAGATCCCAGAGATCTCAGAGATCCTCCAGGATCATCACTGCTGTTATATTGTGTTTCTTCATCTGCTGGTTTCCATATTACATCTGGCCACTGATACCCGGGTATTATATTTTAGATTACTTTGTATTCTATATAATACAGACCATTATCTCCAGCCTGGCTTGTGTTAACAGCTGCATGAATCCAATCATTTATGTATTTATGGGACCGGGTTTCCGACAAGGTTTCTTCAGATCCATCCCCGCCAGGGTAGAAAGAGCCTTAAGAGAACATCCTAATGACCTGAGCAGGGAAGATACAGGAAATTCTCGCACTACTGATGTGTAA